A single region of the Vicinamibacteria bacterium genome encodes:
- a CDS encoding VOC family protein has product MANPFVHVELHTKDPEKAKKFYTGLLSWKLEDMPMGENTYTMIQVGEGTGGGIMKNPAPGAPSHWLAYILVDDLAASTKQAEKLGGKVVQPITEVPEMGAFSVIADPDGAVFGLWEPKT; this is encoded by the coding sequence GTGGCGAATCCTTTTGTTCATGTCGAGTTGCACACGAAAGACCCAGAAAAGGCAAAGAAGTTCTACACGGGCCTGCTGTCGTGGAAGCTCGAGGACATGCCGATGGGTGAGAACACCTACACGATGATTCAAGTCGGCGAGGGGACCGGTGGCGGAATCATGAAGAACCCCGCTCCGGGCGCACCCTCTCACTGGCTCGCCTACATTCTGGTCGATGACCTCGCGGCTTCGACGAAGCAAGCCGAAAAACTCGGTGGCAAGGTCGTGCAGCCGATCACCGAGGTACCGGAGATGGGCGCGTTCAGCGTCATCGCAGACCCAGACGGTGCCGTGTTCGGGCTGTGGGAGCCAAAAACGTAA
- a CDS encoding type II toxin-antitoxin system Phd/YefM family antitoxin → MKTQTLREVKNNLSKVIEDLPESGPVLITKNGTVRALLIPVDEETDLEALILSNSRKFWDLFDRSARTKPWTSFDNL, encoded by the coding sequence GTGAAAACCCAAACCCTCCGCGAAGTCAAGAACAACCTCAGCAAAGTCATCGAAGATCTGCCCGAAAGCGGACCGGTACTCATCACCAAGAATGGAACGGTTCGGGCCCTACTCATTCCCGTCGATGAGGAGACGGATCTCGAAGCCCTGATTCTCTCGAATAGTCGGAAGTTCTGGGATCTATTCGATCGGTCGGCGCGGACCAAACCATGGACTTCCTTCGATAACCTGTGA
- a CDS encoding CRTAC1 family protein, with protein MQFIPLSSIVFFVMASPPQLVERPPLDFRHLAGTKDKPYIVDTMGSGLALFDYDLDSDLDVYFVSGSTLERLGRGEPGETNRLFRNDGDFNFTDVTEISGIGDRGFGQGVAVADVDNDGDEDVYVTNYGPNVLYRNRGDGTFSPFTAGVEDERWGTSAAFGDIDNDGYVDLYVCNYLEFDRELLDRLISRQFCEWKGLKVQCGPRGFGYDSGALYHNRGDGTFEDWTERAGVENRETYPLGVVFSDLDRDGDQDLYVATDTTLNLLFENRGDGTFADRSLLSGTGLSGNGKEQAGMGVDAGDVNGDGQFDLFVTNFSDDTNTLYLNQGGLRFVDASDVANLMVPSLPYLGWSTRLADLDSDGDLDLFVVNGHVYPQVDEANIGESFRQPMAVFLNRGDGTFEDASRSFGTALAKPRSSRGAALGDLDSDLRQDIVVNVMDDAPVLLRNEIPGAEGAVVLRLVGRSGNRDGLGALVRARIGDRWAVHEVRGDRGYLSHSDPRVYLGLGTASRVDEIRIQWPGGGEETLEGLAPGSYVLLEGEGMVMQESR; from the coding sequence GTGCAGTTCATTCCGCTTTCCTCGATCGTTTTCTTCGTCATGGCCTCGCCCCCGCAGCTCGTCGAACGACCCCCACTCGACTTTCGCCACCTCGCCGGGACGAAGGACAAGCCGTACATCGTGGACACCATGGGTTCGGGGCTCGCTCTTTTCGACTACGACCTGGACTCCGACCTCGATGTGTACTTCGTGAGCGGCTCGACTCTGGAGCGGCTCGGCCGGGGGGAGCCGGGAGAGACCAATCGTCTCTTCCGCAACGACGGTGATTTTAATTTCACCGATGTCACTGAGATTTCGGGAATCGGAGATCGGGGTTTCGGTCAAGGGGTTGCGGTCGCTGACGTCGATAACGACGGCGACGAAGACGTCTACGTAACGAATTATGGTCCAAACGTCTTGTACCGGAATCGCGGCGATGGCACGTTCTCACCATTTACCGCCGGGGTCGAGGACGAGAGGTGGGGGACGAGCGCCGCGTTCGGCGACATCGACAACGACGGATACGTCGACCTCTATGTCTGCAACTACCTGGAGTTCGACCGCGAGCTTCTTGATCGGCTCATTTCGAGACAGTTCTGCGAATGGAAGGGGCTGAAGGTGCAATGCGGCCCGAGGGGCTTCGGATACGACTCCGGCGCTCTCTACCACAATCGTGGCGATGGCACCTTCGAGGACTGGACGGAGAGGGCCGGCGTCGAGAACCGCGAAACCTATCCGCTGGGAGTGGTGTTCTCGGATCTGGATCGGGACGGTGACCAGGACCTCTACGTGGCGACGGACACGACGCTCAATCTGCTATTCGAGAACCGGGGCGACGGCACGTTCGCGGACCGATCGCTTCTCTCCGGGACCGGGCTTTCAGGAAACGGGAAGGAACAGGCGGGAATGGGGGTCGACGCGGGAGACGTGAACGGAGATGGGCAGTTCGACCTCTTCGTCACCAACTTCTCCGACGACACCAACACGCTCTATCTCAACCAGGGGGGATTGCGCTTCGTCGATGCGTCGGACGTGGCCAATCTGATGGTGCCGAGCCTTCCCTATCTGGGGTGGAGCACGCGGTTGGCCGATTTGGATTCTGACGGGGATCTGGATCTCTTCGTCGTGAACGGACACGTCTACCCCCAGGTGGACGAGGCGAATATCGGGGAGAGCTTTCGTCAGCCAATGGCAGTTTTCTTGAACCGTGGCGACGGCACGTTCGAGGACGCGAGCCGGTCGTTCGGTACCGCGCTCGCGAAGCCGCGATCCTCGAGGGGCGCTGCCCTGGGCGATCTGGACTCCGACCTCCGCCAGGACATCGTGGTGAACGTGATGGATGACGCACCGGTTCTGCTGCGGAACGAGATTCCCGGAGCGGAAGGAGCGGTGGTGCTTCGGCTCGTGGGTCGGTCGGGGAACCGGGACGGTCTCGGCGCCCTCGTCCGCGCCCGCATCGGCGATCGATGGGCCGTTCACGAGGTGCGTGGCGACCGCGGGTACCTCTCCCACAGCGACCCCCGGGTGTATCTGGGTTTGGGGACGGCGAGCCGCGTCGACGAAATCCGGATTCAGTGGCCAGGAGGCGGGGAGGAAACTCTGGAGGGACTCGCACCCGGTTCCTACGTCCTTCTCGAAGGGGAGGGGATGGTGATGCAGGAGAGCAGGTAG
- a CDS encoding nucleotidyltransferase domain-containing protein, with protein sequence MGRTSIRIRPSGRRSSLADAILTKTQQRVLGVLFGQPDRSFYASELIRRAGIGSGAVQRELARLERSGLVAARRVGHQKHYQANPESPLFSELRAIIQKTVGLAEPLRNGLLPIATQIKAAFVYGSVAKKQDRSQSDIDLMVISDSLTHGEVFVALERVSRELGRQVTPTVYTSAEFSKRVKSKNAFVTRIPQQPRVWVIGSENDFAA encoded by the coding sequence TTGGGTAGGACATCGATACGCATTCGACCTTCTGGGCGGCGCAGCAGTCTGGCCGATGCCATACTCACGAAAACGCAGCAGCGCGTGCTGGGCGTCTTGTTCGGCCAACCGGACCGCAGTTTCTACGCATCCGAACTCATACGCCGCGCGGGAATCGGCTCGGGTGCCGTTCAGCGAGAGCTGGCTCGCCTCGAAAGGAGTGGGCTCGTTGCGGCACGCCGCGTCGGGCACCAGAAGCACTACCAGGCGAATCCGGAATCGCCGCTTTTCTCCGAACTGCGTGCGATCATCCAGAAGACCGTGGGACTGGCTGAACCGTTGCGAAACGGCCTTTTACCGATTGCAACTCAAATCAAGGCTGCCTTTGTCTACGGGTCGGTTGCCAAAAAGCAAGACCGTTCGCAGAGCGATATCGATCTGATGGTAATCAGCGACAGCTTGACCCACGGAGAGGTCTTTGTAGCGCTCGAACGCGTTAGCCGCGAGCTCGGGCGCCAAGTGACCCCCACCGTTTATACTTCAGCCGAGTTTTCGAAGCGCGTCAAGAGCAAGAACGCCTTCGTAACGAGAATCCCCCAACAACCCAGGGTGTGGGTGATCGGATCCGAGAATGACTTCGCGGCTTGA
- a CDS encoding tetratricopeptide repeat protein: protein MVMVAARTILVGALLWLGTLAGAQERPTFEDVITRAVEAEREGQLEKAAAAFEEASRLKPDHPRVHYSLAWVRLQQGLLGDALASVNRALALDAEEPVFYLLQGEIFIALGNLAEAERAYLGALGVEPKSGEAYLALADLYLTTEQFDKSTQALRSYLEIHPEDTEALYHLAGVLSGHRKREEALSFFNRVLEKKPDHALAWYHKGHLEAQAPETMDDALASYERSLELDPNYALTHYEYGALLEKLGRKQEAIAAFEKALALAPELSEATYALGNLLSREGRTEEAEGYLERFKAQRDAEARKESQLRRAVAALGSGRKLLEENRIEEAVGAFLEMTDLDPTSHQGYSYLAKCYRSLGQLNVAIGYIRRAIELAPGAAEYPYLLSLFLRDRGDLAGSLEAARRAVALGPSNSLVHNALGVVLDDVGDHAGAAAAFEKALELDPENPAFSLNLASAYERLGEAAKSASAMERYRQQMAEPR, encoded by the coding sequence ATGGTCATGGTCGCGGCGCGCACGATTCTCGTGGGAGCTCTTCTCTGGCTCGGCACCCTCGCGGGAGCACAGGAGCGGCCGACGTTCGAGGACGTCATCACCCGAGCGGTCGAAGCGGAGAGAGAGGGACAGCTCGAGAAGGCCGCTGCCGCATTCGAGGAAGCTTCCCGCCTGAAGCCGGACCACCCCCGAGTTCACTACAGTTTGGCCTGGGTCCGACTCCAGCAAGGACTGCTCGGCGACGCTCTGGCGTCCGTGAATCGGGCGCTCGCTCTCGATGCCGAGGAGCCTGTCTTCTATCTGCTCCAGGGCGAGATCTTCATCGCTCTGGGAAACCTGGCGGAGGCGGAGCGGGCCTACCTCGGGGCTCTCGGCGTCGAACCGAAGTCGGGGGAAGCCTATCTCGCGCTCGCCGACTTGTATCTGACGACCGAGCAGTTCGACAAATCGACCCAGGCTCTGCGTTCCTATCTGGAGATTCACCCCGAGGATACCGAGGCTCTCTATCATCTCGCCGGCGTTCTGAGCGGTCACCGGAAGAGGGAAGAGGCTCTCTCGTTCTTCAATCGCGTGCTCGAGAAGAAGCCCGATCACGCGCTCGCCTGGTATCACAAAGGGCATCTCGAGGCGCAGGCTCCCGAGACGATGGACGACGCCCTCGCGAGCTACGAGAGGTCTCTCGAGCTCGATCCCAACTATGCGCTCACTCATTACGAGTACGGAGCGCTTCTGGAGAAGCTCGGGCGGAAGCAGGAGGCGATTGCCGCCTTCGAGAAAGCGCTCGCGCTGGCGCCGGAGCTGTCGGAAGCGACCTACGCGCTCGGGAATTTGCTCAGCCGTGAGGGGAGAACCGAGGAAGCGGAGGGATACCTCGAACGCTTCAAGGCCCAGCGGGACGCCGAAGCGCGGAAGGAGTCCCAGCTGAGGCGAGCGGTCGCGGCGCTCGGGAGCGGACGGAAGCTTCTCGAGGAGAATCGAATCGAGGAAGCGGTCGGCGCGTTTCTCGAGATGACCGATCTCGATCCGACGAGCCACCAAGGTTATTCCTACCTCGCCAAGTGCTATCGCTCGCTCGGGCAGCTCAATGTGGCGATCGGCTACATCCGGCGGGCCATCGAGCTCGCCCCGGGGGCCGCGGAATATCCTTACCTCCTGTCCCTGTTCCTTCGGGATCGGGGGGATCTCGCCGGCTCTCTCGAGGCGGCGCGACGGGCCGTGGCCCTTGGCCCGAGCAATAGTCTGGTCCACAATGCGCTCGGAGTCGTCCTGGACGACGTGGGAGATCACGCCGGAGCCGCGGCGGCTTTCGAGAAGGCTCTCGAGCTCGACCCCGAGAACCCCGCCTTCAGTTTGAACCTGGCGAGCGCCTACGAACGACTCGGCGAGGCGGCAAAGAGTGCCTCCGCTATGGAGCGTTATCGGCAGCAGATGGCGGAGCCCCGCTGA